Sequence from the Streptomyces peucetius genome:
TCTCCCGCCGGCAGTGGTCCAACCCGGTCACCATGACGGAGGTGCTCAGGTCCGCGATCGCCGAGGTCGAGCAGTACCCCAGGGTCAAGCTCGTGCCGCCGATCGACGGCACACTGCGCGGACACGCGGTCGCCGACGTGATCCACCTCCTGGCCGAACTCGTCGAGAACGCCACGCTGTTCTCCGCACCGCACACCCAGGTACTGCTGCGCGCCCAGCACGTCACCGCCGGACTCGCCGTCGAGGTCGAGGACCGGGGCCTGGGCATGCCGCTGCCCGAGCAGGACAAGATGAACGCCCTGCTCACCGACCCCGACCAGGTGAACGTCGCCCATCTGCTGCAGGACGGCAGGATCGGCCTGTTCGTCGTCTCCGCGCTCGCCCGCCGCCACGGCATCGCCGTACGGCTCCAGTCGAACATCTACGGAGGCGTCCAGGCCGTGCTCGTCCTCCCGCGAGGTCTGCTCGGTCCCGACCAGGAAGGGGCCGGACAGGCGGAGGGCGCGTCCGCAGTGCCCACGGGCGGTCCCCACATCGCGGCCGTGTCACCGCCCCCATTGCCGCAGCACACGCAGCCGGCCCCGTCGGGGACGCACCTCGCGCAGCCCCGCCCCCTGCCGGAGCAGCGCGAACCGGTCCGCGCCGACGTCGCACCCGGGCCGCTGCCCGTACGGGGCGAGCACCCCGACCGCCCGAATCCCGCCGCGGCCCGCCCCGGCCACCCGCTGCACGAGTCCGCCCCCGAACCCGAGCCGGCCCCCGCCCCGCCGCAGCCGCCCGCCCAGCCCGTCGTGCGCGGCACCATGGGCCGCCCCCAACTGCCCAGGCGCCGTAGTCAGGAGCACCTCGTTCCACAGCTGCGGGACGCCCCCGCCCCGCGCGGGGACGACGAGCCCGCCCTGCACGACCCCGGTCTGATGGCGGCCTTCCAGCGGGGCATCGGCCTCGCGGAGACCCGGCCCGAACGGGAGACACCGCCGTCCGGCCGGACCGATGCCTCGCACCACGAACACACCATCAAGGAGTAGATGCACCATGGCGAGCGATGTGCCGACCGGCCGTGTCTCGGACCTCGACTGGCTGTTGAGCGGTCTGGTCCAGCGTGTCCCGTACACCCGCAGCGCGGTACTGCTCTCCTCCGACGGACTGGTCAAATCGGTTCACGGCCTGGACAACGACAGCGCGGACCACATGGCCGCCCTGGCCTCCGGCCTCTACTCGCTGGGCCGGAGCGCCGGAGCGCGCTTCGGCGAAGGCGGAGAGGTGCGCCAGGTCGTGGTCGAGCTCGACTCCACGCTGCTGTTCGTCTCCACGGCCGGCTCCGGCACCTGTCTCGCCGTGCTCGCGGGCAGCGAGGCCGACGCCGCCGTTCTGGGATACGAGATGATGATGCTCGTCAAGAGCGTGCGCCCCTATCTCACCACCCCGGCCAGACAGCACGCCGGAGCACCGGGCGCCGCGGGACGGTGACCATGCGCTCGCCCAAGGACGGGCCGCTCCTCGACGACGCGGCGGGGCGGCTGATCCGTCCGTACACCGTGAGCGGTGGCCGCACCCGTCCGACGGCCGCCCTGGACCTGCTCTCGATGGTGATCGCGACCGGGACCACGCCGCAGATGCACCTCGGCCCGGAGCACACCACGGCGCTCGGCCTGTGCGACGGACCGATGTCGGTCGCCGAGATCTCCGCGCACCTGCGGCTTCCGGCCGTCGTCACCAAGGTGCTCCTCTCCGACCTGGTGGACTGCGGCGCCCTCACGGCGCGGGCGCCGCGCAGCCACGACACCCCCACGGACCGTTCACTGCTGGAGGCGGTGCTCGATGGCCTACGTCGACGGCTCTGACGCCTACGGCGCCGGGAGCCATGACGAGTTCCCCACCGCGCTCAAGATCCTGATCGCGGGCGGCTTCGGGGTGGGCAAGACGACCTTCGTCGGAGCGGTCAGCGAGATCGACCCGCTCAGCACCGAGGAACTGCTCACCCAGGTCGGCGTGGCGACCGACAGCCTCGACGGCATCGAGTCCAAGACGACCACCACCGTCGCCATGGACTTCGGCCGGATCACCCTCGACCCCCGCCATGTGCTGTATCTCTTCGGCACGCCAGGACAGGAGCGCTTCT
This genomic interval carries:
- a CDS encoding sensor histidine kinase, with product MSQLRAPSARSDRREGGRHGRPGARTLSMAGRTPSAAAPPESRIRPRLLRTAVLPTLVAALSGAIAVVITLRAATPEPTAGLWLALTAPAALTLAAVAVAARGADRTARSVLDRCSELRRTTARAQSDLRTVVDRLRRGEGPPPRPAPPEGTPGGGDEFDLLAHELARSHDAALTAVVQASRLSSSVGNEQKVEVFVNLARRLQSLVHREIQLLDELENEVEDPELLKGLFHVDHLATRIRRHAENLAVLGGAISRRQWSNPVTMTEVLRSAIAEVEQYPRVKLVPPIDGTLRGHAVADVIHLLAELVENATLFSAPHTQVLLRAQHVTAGLAVEVEDRGLGMPLPEQDKMNALLTDPDQVNVAHLLQDGRIGLFVVSALARRHGIAVRLQSNIYGGVQAVLVLPRGLLGPDQEGAGQAEGASAVPTGGPHIAAVSPPPLPQHTQPAPSGTHLAQPRPLPEQREPVRADVAPGPLPVRGEHPDRPNPAAARPGHPLHESAPEPEPAPAPPQPPAQPVVRGTMGRPQLPRRRSQEHLVPQLRDAPAPRGDDEPALHDPGLMAAFQRGIGLAETRPERETPPSGRTDASHHEHTIKE
- a CDS encoding roadblock/LC7 domain-containing protein is translated as MASDVPTGRVSDLDWLLSGLVQRVPYTRSAVLLSSDGLVKSVHGLDNDSADHMAALASGLYSLGRSAGARFGEGGEVRQVVVELDSTLLFVSTAGSGTCLAVLAGSEADAAVLGYEMMMLVKSVRPYLTTPARQHAGAPGAAGR
- a CDS encoding DUF742 domain-containing protein, producing MRSPKDGPLLDDAAGRLIRPYTVSGGRTRPTAALDLLSMVIATGTTPQMHLGPEHTTALGLCDGPMSVAEISAHLRLPAVVTKVLLSDLVDCGALTARAPRSHDTPTDRSLLEAVLDGLRRRL